From Glycine soja cultivar W05 chromosome 4, ASM419377v2, whole genome shotgun sequence, the proteins below share one genomic window:
- the LOC114408382 gene encoding DEAD-box ATP-dependent RNA helicase 50-like, which produces MAVGQLVPSNLFLNHSAATTLIPTSTPPRHRHLLCISSANHTTATDNDSPFSSFGRVKTLLVHRRRKDQSHRRAVQLEDDNDDDIAPRPRRSQSRSRGGERWDMIPNYTPQSKSATDTKFFSLKSFKEIGCSEYMIESLQKLLLSRPSHVQAMAFAPVISGKTCVIADQSGSGKTLAYLAPIIQLLRLEELEGRSSKSSSQAPRVLVLAPTAELASQVLDNCRSLSKSGVPFKSMVVTGGFRQKTQLENLQQGVDVLIATPGRFLFLIHEGFLQLTNLRCAILDEVDILFGDEDFEVALQSLINSSPVDTQYLFVTATLPKNVYTKLVEVFPDCEMIMGPGMHRISSRLQEIIVDCSGEDGQEKTPDTAFLNKKTALLQLVEENPVPRTIVFCNKIETCRKVENLLKRFDRKGNHVQVLPFHAAMTQESRLASMEEFTRSPSKGVSQFMVCTDRASRGIDFTRVDHVILFDFPRDPSEYVRRVGRTARGAKGVGKAFIFVVGKQVSLARKIMERNQKGHPLHDVPSAY; this is translated from the exons ATGGCGGTTGGGCAACTTGTTCCTTCGAATTTGTTCCTCAATCATTCTGCTGCTACAACACTCATACCCACTTCCACTCCCCCCAGACACAGACACCTTCTCTGTATTTCTTCTGCCAATCACACAACCGCAACCGATAAcgattctccattctcaagtTTCGGAAGAGTGAAGACTCTCCTGGTCCACAGAAGAAGAAAGGACCAAAGCCATAGACGCGCCGTTCAACTTGaagatgataatgatgatgatatagCCCCTAGACCCAGACGTTCTCAGTCTCGGTCACGAGGAGGAGAAAGATGGGATATGATTCCCAATTATACTCCACAAAGCAAATCAGCGACTGACACAAAGTTTTTCAGTCTAAAGTCCTTCAAAGAAATAGGTTGCAGTGAATATATGATTGAATCCCTCCAGAAACTCTTGTTGAGCCGGCCTTCCCATGTACAGGCCATGGCTTTTGCACCTGTTATTAGTGGAAAGACTTGTGTCATAGCTGACCAAAGTGGTTCTGGTAAGACATTAGCTTATCTCGCACCAATCATCCAGCTCCTTAGACTAGAAGAGCTTGAAGGACGTAGTAGTAAATCCTCTTCACAAGCTCCTAGAGTCCTTGTCCTCGCACCCACGGCTGAGTTGGCTTCTCAGGTCTTAGATAATTGCCGCTCCTTGTCTAAATCTGGAGTTCCATTCAAGTCTATGGTTGTCACCGGAGGTTTTCGCCAAAAAACTCAATTGGAAAATTTACAGCAGGGAGTTGATGTCTTAATAGCTACACCTGGCCGTTTCTTGTTCCTCATCCATGAAGGCTTCTTGCAGTTAACAAATCTAAGATG TGCTATCTTGGATGAGGTAGATATACTCTTTGGTGATGAGGACTTCGAAGTGGCTCTTCAATCCTTGATCAATTCTTCACCTGTAGACACACAGTATTTATTTGTGACTGCAACTTTACCAAAAAATGTTTACACCAAATTGGTTGAAGTTTTTCCTGATTGTGAAATGATTATGGGGCCTGGTATGCACCGAATAAGTTCTCGCCTTCAAGAG ATTATAGTAGATTGCAGTGGAGAAGATGGACAAGAAAAAACTCCTGATACAGCATTTCTGAACAAGAAAACTGCACTTCTGCAGCTTGTGGAGGAAAATCCTGTCCCAAGAACTATTGTGTTCTGCAACAAA atTGAAACATGCAGAAAAGTTGAAAATTTGTTAAAGCGTTTTGATAGAAAAGGAAATCACGTGCAAGTTCTACCATTCCATGCTGCCATGACACAAGAATCACGGCTTGCTAGTATGGAAGAGTTTACACGTTCTCCATCAAAAGGAGTCTCCCAGTTTATGGTTTGCACCGACAG AGCATCACGGGGAATAGACTTCACAAGAGTGGATCATGTCATACTCTTTGACTTCCCACGTGATCCCAGTGAATATGTACGGCGTGTTGGAAGAACAGCCAGAGGTGCCAAGGGAGTAGGCAAGGCATTTATCTTTGTGGTTGGCAAGCAAGTATCCCTTGCACGCAAAATAATGGAAAGAAATCAGAAGGGTCACCCACTACATGATGTGCCTTCGGCTTATTAG
- the LOC114408384 gene encoding uncharacterized protein LOC114408384 — translation MNPKLCLFGPTIGSFLLIKLKDQAGRPRHALIDYGKRKGKEDVLSLSLNWHWNSTLLFLCRRTSSFRKMLENLQAPPSTTESAPVVKRYAPPNQRNRSANRRKSSDRLDRTNSVGNDLEKNQVASSRSVHIPDHEDAGSSNLLNENHYSRFIALEGCSCSAAAQLLNDRWTAAIQSYNNPKDSSEKPVMYSSGTSVWTAATSASSSVSQRDFLGELRRQMHSANPSFTT, via the exons ATGAACCCAAAACTTTGCTTATTCGGACCAACGATTGGAAGTTTCCTTTTGATTAAACTTAAAGATCAAGCGGGCCGGCCCAGACATGCCTTAATTGATTATGGTAAAAGGAAAGGGAAAGAGGATGTGCTTTCTCTCTCTTTGAATTGGCATTGGAATTcaactcttctctttctctgtcGAAGAACAAGTAGTTTCAGAAAGATGCTAGAGAATCTTCAGGCTCCTCCGTCAACAACGGAATCGGCCCCAGTGGTGAAGCGCTATGCTCCACCCAACCAGag GAACCGTTCTGCTAACAGGCGCAAATCATCTG ATCGGCTTGATCGGACAAACAGTGTCGGGAATGACTTAGAAAAGAATCAAGTTGCTTCTTCAAGAAGTGTTCACATTCCAGATCATGAAGATGCTGGTAGCAGTAATCTTCTTAATGAGAATCACTATTCAAGATTCATAGCTTTAGAAGGGTGTAGTTGCAGTGCAGCTGCCCAGCTTCTTAATGATC GTTGGACAGCTGCAATACAATCCTACAATAATCCCAAAGATTCATCTG AAAAGCCAGTTATGTATTCGAGTGGGACTTCAGTATGGACTGCAGCTACAAGTGCTTCCTCTTCCGTATCTCAACGGGACTTCCTGGGAGAACTTCGTCGCCAAATGCACAGTGCAAATCCCAGTTTCACTACATGA